A window of Halictus rubicundus isolate RS-2024b unplaced genomic scaffold, iyHalRubi1_principal scaffold0055, whole genome shotgun sequence contains these coding sequences:
- the LOC143363534 gene encoding uncharacterized protein LOC143363534 has product MIRVKMHIVLIVIPNFRACIILIKVLLSKGVGTIFILCETLTKAMYIAIWRKIKELAPMLHKNLKFTMTDYETAAMIALEQQFPSSSVKGCWFHYNQALLRKWRHLGLTDAPTKVLSMAMTLALAPADLFEKGFTEIEREAAFFTAEHAAIKIFIEYIRSTWLPKAEKVSVYDCPMRTNNTTESYNNVVSLKLGRGKKNIWIFLETLKQLIIDEEIKIRRLNEGQCVRRKSNKKSVIRDNKIGTLQKHLASGRLTLKEFLLSFHKGHKILMYGDYEDFSDTVFTDNISPTPDLADNVFNRQRF; this is encoded by the exons ATGATCAGGGTAAAAATGCACATCGTATTGATAGTAATACCAAATTTTAGAGCTTGTATTATACTTATTAAAGTTTTGCTTTCGAAGGGAGTgggtacaatatttatattgtgcGAAACATTAACAAAAGCTATGTATATAGCAATATGGAGGAAGATAAAAGAATTAGCTCCAATGCTTCATAAGAATTTGAAGTTTACGATGACTGACTATGAAACTGCAGCAATGATTGCATTGGAGCAGCAGTTTCCATCGAGCAGTGTAAAAGGCTGCTGGTTCCACTATAATCag GCTTTATTACGAAAATGGCGCCATTTAGGTCTCACAGATGCACCAACTAAAGTATTGTCAATGGCAATGACTTTAGCTTTAGCTCCTGCAGACCTCTTTGAAAAAGGTTTCACTGAAATTGAAAGAGAAGCAGCTTTTTTTACCGCTGAGCATgctgcaattaaaatttttatcgaatacATACGATCCACGTGGTTGCCAAAAGCAGAAAAAGTTTCAGTATATGATTGTCCTATGAGAACAAACAATACCACCGAGTCTTACAATAATGTTGTTTCATTGAAGCTaggaagaggaaaaaaaaacatatgGATATTTTTGG AAACTCTAAAGCAACTAATAATagatgaagaaattaaaataagaagacTCAATGAAGGACAATGTGTACGTCGTAAAAGCAACAAGAAAAGTGTAATAAGAGATAATAAGATTGGAACACTACAAAAACATCTTGCTAGTGGAAG ATTAACTTTGAAAGAGTTTTTATTATCGTTTCATAAGGGTCATAAGATATTAATGTATGGAGATTATGAAG ATTTTTCCGACACGGTTTTCACCGACAACATTTCACCGACTCCAGATTTGGCCGACAACGTCTTTAACCGACAACGATTTTGA